In Camelina sativa cultivar DH55 chromosome 17, Cs, whole genome shotgun sequence, the genomic stretch gaagagaagagaagagaaccaaaagaaacaaaacccaacCTACAAGAAagactctttctttcttctctcttttattactaCCACAcctatatttatatactatatacaaagatagagagagtgaAAGGTTCACGAAAAAACAGAGTTCAAATACGTTCAAGATGATGATATAAGAGTTTTTGTAATTCAATTAACCCATTTTTTATTGTTCCTTTTCTTGTCTATCACTAAAATGGCTGTCCAAGCTCAACAACACCATTCCTCTAATCTCATCCTCCATAACAAAAGGTTTCATTTTACTTCTCTGTTATTTTTTGTTacgatcctttttttttttttttttttNNNNNNNNNNNNNNNNNNNNNNNNNNNNNNNNNNNNNNNNNNNNNNNNNNNNNNNNNNNNNNNNNNNNNNNNNNNNNNNNNNNNNNNNNNNNNNNNNNNNNNNNNNNNNNNNNNNNNNNNNNNNNNNNNNNNNNNNNNNNNNNNNNNNNNNNNNNNNNNNNNNNNNNNNNNNNNNNNNNNNNNNNNNNNNNNNNNNNNNNNNNNNNNNNNNNNNNNNNNNNNNNNNNNNNNNNNNNNNNNNNNNNNNNNNNNNNNNNNNNNNNNNNNNNNNNNNNNNNNNNNNNNNNNNNNNNNNNNNNNNNNNNNNNNNNNNNNNNNNNNNNNNNNNNNNNNNNNNNNNNNNNNNNNNNNNNNNNNNNNNNNNNNNNNNNNNNNNNNNNNNNNNNNNNNNNNNNNNNNNNNNNNNNNNNNNNNNNNNNNNNNNNNNNNNNNNNNNNNNNNNNNNNNNNNNNNNNNNNNNNNNNNNNNNNNNNNNNNNNNNNNNNNNNNNNNNNNNNNNNNNNNNNNNNNNNNNNNNNNNNNNNNNNNNNNNNNNNNNNNNNNNNNNNNNNNNNNNNNNNNNNNNNNNNNNNNNNNNNNNNNNNNNNNNNNNNNNNNNNNNNNNNNNNNNNNNNNNNNNNNNNNNNNNNNNNNNNNNNNNNNNNNNNNNNNNNNNNNNNNNNNNNNNNNNNNNNNNNNNNNNNNNNNNNNNNNNNNNNNNNNNNNNNNNNNNNNNNNNNNNNNNNNNNNNNNNNNNNNNNNNNNNNNNNNNNNNNNNNNNNNNNNNNNNNNNNNNNNNNNNNNNNNNNNNNNNNNNNNNNNNNNNNNNNNNNNNNNNNNNNNNNNNNNNNNNNNNNNNNNNNNNNNNNNNNNNNNNNNNNNNNNNNNNNNNNNNNNNNNNNNNNNNNNNNNNNNNNNNNNNNNNNNNNNNNNNNNNNNNNNNNNNNNNNNNNNNNNNNNNttttttttttttttttggttctcaaaCCGGAATGTAAAAAaatgttccttttctttttttttgataggcGGAGGAGCTACGGCGCACATTAGcggagaggaggaagaaacacTATAAAGCGCTTATCGGTGCTGTGGAGGAGCTGTTGGTACGTAagctgagagagaaagaggctGAGATAGAGAGAGCCACGCGCCGTCACAATGAGCTCGTAGCGCGTGAATCTCAGCTTAGAGCGCAGGCGGAAGCTTGGCAAGGTAGAGCGAAGGCGCAGGAAGCCGCCGCCGCGTCGCTGCAGGCTCAGCTTCAACAAGCCGTTAACAAATGCGGTGGTGTGTCGGCCGAGGAAGGGCTAGTATTAGGAGCGGGAATCAGCGGAGTAGACGACGCTGAGTCGGCGTACGTTGATCCGGAGAGGATGAAACGGCCGAGCTGCAAAGCTTGCCGGAAAATGGAAGCGACGTTGGTGATGTTGCCGTGTCGG encodes the following:
- the LOC104759629 gene encoding probable BOI-related E3 ubiquitin-protein ligase 2, with amino-acid sequence MEKFSNSLMAEELRRTLAERRKKHYKALIGAVEELLVRKLREKEAEIERATRRHNELVARESQLRAQAEAWQGRAKAQEAAAASLQAQLQQAVNKCGGVSAEEGLVLGAGISGVDDAESAYVDPERMKRPSCKACRKMEATLVMLPCRHLSICPGCDRTALACPLCLTLRSSSVEAILC